The genomic region tgtaggttaaaccacagagcctagggcttgctgctcctgcccactgagcagttcgaaagcacgtcaaagtgcaagtagataaataggtacgctccagcgggaaggtaaacgacatttctgtgcgctgctctggttcgccagaagtggctttgtcatgctggccacatgacctggaagctgtacgccggctcccttggccagtaacgcgagatgagcgccgcaaccccagagccggacatgactggacctaaaggtcaggggtccctttacctttaatctttcATTGTGGCAGCACTTaaacttcggaactccctgcatattggcgcgaaaatttttacacatcactgcAGCAGTAAGCCGATGTTGCTAAGAGGCTAAAAGGCTACTGCATAGGTGGGCTACCgtgggggagaaggaagaccATATGTGCCAAATATCGGTCGAGGGACGAGAGCAATGGGGCCCTCGGTACCTCCCATATTTATTGGTGACAAACTCATACATAAAGAAAAGTGATTAACCAATAATCATAAAGCATCCTTATACATATGCATAAACTACTAGCCAATGAACATTGTGTACTTCAATAATAATTAAGTGATTAATCAACTACATTAGCAACTATATTAGCAAAGCTTTATCATGCCCTAATGTCAGCAGCCCTTTGTTCTTAAGCAGTGCGTTTCATCCTCATGTTAtgcttgtgatcttttctgtATAACATACTTAATCATAGTAAGCCTGTGATGTTGGCAACACATATTAATCTTAGGATATTGTGTATGAACCCAGGGTCATACTATATTGTGCTTGTCAGAGATGTGGAACGGTCGAACTTTCTGCCCTACTGCACCTGCAGCATGGCATGCCAACTTACCAGCTTAGTGGAGAGTTGAAGCACACTACGCTGCGATGTGCACAGGCACATCCTGTATTATTCccacacatcacttgggaagacaggcgaactaatgccagtgtattggaagaagcaaagattgcCAGTGTCgaagcagtgattcttcaacatcaactttgttggactggtcatgttgtgcggatgcctgattatcatcttccaaagcaactactctattccgaacttaaaaatggaaagcataatgctggtggtctacaaaagaggttcaaagactctctcaaggcaaatctaaaaaaatgtagtataagcaccgacaaatgggaaacactggcctgcgagcgctccagttggagaacagccttgaccaaaggtgtcctgggctttgaagacactcaaactcaggacaaaagggagaaacgagttaagaggaaggcacacttggcaaaccctcaccgtgatcaactcctgcctggaaacctatgtccacactgtggaaggacgtgtggatccagaactggcctccacagtcacttgcggactcactgttaagatagtgttcatggaagacaatcttactcagctacaagtgatcgccaaagaagaagaagcctttgctgtactcttttctgcacctgttaaaaacatttttgcctccccagatatttagaaagttGATACAATCCGTTTTTTGTTTATTGCTATTTCAACTTTTTGAACTTCTTATTGTTCTTGTTAATTTTATTgttgtagctctgtgtgtgtgtgtgttttgtgagtttttgctttatttattttttacaatcaagGGTGTACAAATTTTATGACATAAAACCTGTAAAGGACCATAGGCACCTCTATAAATGCTAAACAGAGCTTTGCCCCTACCTGGCAGCTCCGGAGAATGCCCTCCTTCATTCCTGTACACACCTGGAATTAGGAGGCGGGGTTTAACCACGGAGTGGGCGGAGGGGAAGCAGATCTACACACgcgggagagggagggaggtcttcctctgcctcccactCCTCTGCGCGGGCTTCTGCATTCCCACACAggtgttccacccccacccccacccccacccccaggctgcTCCCTTCTCCTACTCACTGCTTAAAGGTGTCGTGGAAAGGCACCGCCAGCCAGTCCCCGTGCATGTTCTGCATGTAATCCACCATCTCTTCGCGGCTGCGGTCCGACGAGACGAACACGATCTCGAAGGGAGCCGGCGAGGGCGCGTCCTCCACCAACTCGCTGTAGAAGTCGCACAGGATCGGCGTGAAATCCCGGCACAGGGAGCACCAGGCGGCCGAGAAATACAAGCCCACGATCTTGTTCTGCAGCGCTTGCTCGGGATCCACGACTTGGCCGTCCCGGTTCACCAGGAAATGCCCACTGAAAATATCCACCATTCTTTCTCACCGACGCGACGAGAATCCGGGAGTGGTGGTTTTGTTGGGGATCCTTTTCTCCGGTTGCCGATCTCCCAAATTGAGGGGGGCCGCCGGGGGGAGCCACGTGCTAGAGGGGACCTGGATTTCTCAGGCGATCCGCTGCGCGCACTGTCTAAAGTTTGGATGGAGCGAATGTTTCTGCTTCAGAGGGAAATCAGCAGCGAGGAACcaaatggagaggggtggggaaatatACCCCACTTTTCTGAGCTTCCGAATGGGCTTTTTCCCTCCAGGAAGCCGAAGatcctaaggaggaggaagcgggaTGAAGGCGCAGCGCGTGCTGGATCCGTCCGCGACCCCAAACGTCCGGGAGAGAAACGAATTTGCGCGTGGCTTTGGAGAGGCAGCGGCAAGCGAGAGAAGGGAGATCTGCAGGGGGTCGGGGTTATCCAAGCCTTGGAGCGTCTTAAGGTCGATACCTTTGTTTGCCACGGATATAAATGGAATGAGCTCGCTAAAAATAGCCTTCCCGAGCCCGGCGAGGTTGGAAAGCTCCAGCTCTAAGCATCCCGAGATCCGATTGCGCAAGGGGGCGGGTTTCTATGCGCAGCAGGAAGCGAAGCAACAGGTCTGCTCAGCTGGTCCTCGCGCAGGTCGGAGGAGCATCAAGCCGGCAGGCGAGAGAAAGGCACGATCGCTGGCAGAGTCctgcaaaaagagaaaggaaaaaaaggagaggatttgggggAAGGAGTCATAAAATCCTGCTCTGCGGCTtacactaaggttaccagattttttttccaatgagtccgggggacacttttcaacttcctactaaatcgatgggttttgtcaggggactgatttgtaaatctggggactgtccccgggaaacggggacgtctggtaaccttagcttaCACTGACAAGCGACAGACAGTTGCGCAATAACGCAGAGAGTCGTGGACAGTTCATGAGAATTCTTCTTCAGGCTAGACGTTAAGCCAAAGGCTGTGTTTACCTGTGGAGCACATTGAAAGTGCCTTTTCTTCAAAGAagtctgggcactgtagtttgcgaAGGGTTAATGGGGGGTGagctgcagtgcccagaattattttaatttccatttttaaaagcagttcaaACGATTGAAACTTATTTACAGATGCTTTTATGCTGGTTCTCTTTAACACAGTGCAACCTACATGATTGACAGCCGAAGGAACTACCTCAATCAGAAACTTCCAACAACCCTTTTCTTTATTTCCAACCAATATTCCCTATTCTCTCCTCGCTGTTCAAAGCCGCAAGTACGTCAGGTAGGAATCCCAGATTGGCTGTGGTTCTACCCCCATCCAGGTGAGCTACAGGGCCACACAGGGCCGACCCAACCACACGGCAGACTGAGGAAGCTGTCTCAGGTGGCATAATCTAAGGGGTACCTCCACTCGAAGGCCTCACGCAACTTTCCTGAGACCCCAGTAAGTGAAGCAGCACCTTGACATTTCGCCTCAGGCAATAACACCAGATCCAAAACTCTTTTCCAGCACACTG from Lacerta agilis isolate rLacAgi1 chromosome 11, rLacAgi1.pri, whole genome shotgun sequence harbors:
- the NXNL2 gene encoding nucleoredoxin-like protein 2; this translates as MVDIFSGHFLVNRDGQVVDPEQALQNKIVGLYFSAAWCSLCRDFTPILCDFYSELVEDAPSPAPFEIVFVSSDRSREEMVDYMQNMHGDWLAVPFHDTFKHELKKRYNITAIPKLVIVKQTGEVITDKGRKQIRERGLNCFRNWLEGADIFQNFCS